A single genomic interval of Cucumis sativus cultivar 9930 chromosome 5, Cucumber_9930_V3, whole genome shotgun sequence harbors:
- the LOC101208317 gene encoding regulator of nonsense transcripts UPF3 isoform X1 → MKDPLERTKVVIRHLPPSLSHSDLFHHIHDRFAGRFNWSYYRPGKTSQKDQRYARAYIDFTRPEDVFEFAEFFDGHVFVNEKGAQYKAVVEYAPSQRVPRSSTKKDGREGTIYKDPDYLEFLKLIAKPAEHLPSAEIQLERKEAEQSGAAKETPIVTPLMEFVRQKRAVESGTQGSSVPRKVKRGGAASSRKPESNSMKRGMEKKKYILKDSVKNTNRRDKSNFILVPRREDQSATSSAIGISDVGTADFGKKKILLLKGKERDISHVSDDMLQLQSATSSGNSPASASKHNHRREAGGGVIRSILLNNEARHGQSSSVAQSHQKIQILNSDNGKRPPRPTNARSGSNDISSNEPNPSGSEGDGKRASDNKFSKKELHGLGSASEKQEKRIRNKDRPDRGVWAPRSRSDASVSQLEESSVPQSSHLLSDSVEAFRGEMKEDIHGSRTGDVTTIVSGRNSSVENGSVRHVGRRGAGHVMKDDGSLNPNEGKPSKRGVAGGHEKQVWVQKSSSGS, encoded by the exons ATGAAGGACCCGTTGGAGAGGACCAAAGTAGTGATTAGGCACTTGCCCCCTTCTCTTTCTCACTCAGATCTCTTCCACCATATTCATGATCGATTCGCTGGTCGCTTTAATTGGTCTTACTATCGTCCCGGAAAGACCAG TCAGAAGGACCAGAGGTACGCTCGAGCCTACATAGACTTTACCAGACCTGAAGATGTTTTTGAGTTTGCCGAGTTCTTTGATGGCCATGTTTTCGTTAATGAGAAGG GTGCTCAGTATAAGGCTGTAGTTGAATATGCACCTTCACAGCGTGTTCCAAGATCATCTACCAAGAAGGATGGTCGTGAGGGGACAATATACAAAG ATCCAGATTATTTGGAGTTTCTCAAACTTATTGCAAAGCCTGCCGAGCATCTTCCAAGTGCTGAAATACAATTGGAAAGGAAAGAAGCAGAGCAATCTG GTGCTGCAAAAGAAACTCCAATTGTTACCCCTCTCATGGAGTTTGTACGCCAGAAACGAGCAGTTGAAAGCGGAACACAG GGATCTTCAGTACCTCGGAAGGTTAAAAGGGGTGGGGCAGCATCATCTAGAAAGCCTGAGTCGAATTCCATGAAGCGAGGgatggagaaaaagaag TATATCTTAAAGGACAGTGTAAAGAACACAAACCGCAGAGACAagtcaaatttcattttggtgCCCAGGCGAGAGGATCAGTCGGCTACTTCAAGTGCAATTGGAATTTCAGATGTTGGTACAG CTGactttggaaagaaaaaaattctgCTTCTCAAGGGAAAGGAGCGAGATATATCTCAT GTTTCTGATGACATGTTACAGTTGCAGAGTGCTACATCTTCTGGGAATTCTCCTGCAAGTGCATCAAAACATAATCATAGGCGTGAGGCTGGTGGAGGCGTGATCAGAAgcattcttttaaataatgaagCACGTCATGGACAGAGTTCATCAGTAGCTCAGTCTCATCAAAAGATTCAGATCCTGAACTCGGACAACGGGAAGCGTCCACCTCGTCCCACTAATGCTCGATCTGGGTCTAATGATATCTCCAGTAATGAACCAAATCCATCTGGTTCAGAAGGGGATGGAAAAAGGGCTTCAGACAATAAGTTTAGTAAAAAGGAACTTCATGGCCTGGGTAGTGCTAGTGAGAAGCAAGAGAAACGAATAAGAAACAAAGATAGACCTGATCGTGGAGTCTGGGCACCACGCAGTCGTTCAGATGCCTCAGTCTCACAACTTGAGGAATCCTCTGTTCCACAATCTAGTCATTTGCTTTCTGACTCAGTTGAAG CATTCCGTGGGGAAATGAAAGAAGATATTCATGGAAGCAGGACTGGGGATGTTACAACCATTGTGAGTGGGCGTAACAGTTCGGTGGAAAATG GTTCTGTTAGACATGTTGGACGTCGTGGGGCTGGCCATGTTATGAAGGATGATGGGTCTTTGAACCCAAATGAAGGGAAGCCATCCAAAAGAGGTGTTGCTGGTGGTCATGAG AAACAAGTATGGGTTCAGAAGTCATCTTCAGGTTCTTAG
- the LOC101208317 gene encoding regulator of nonsense transcripts UPF3 isoform X2: protein MKDPLERTKVVIRHLPPSLSHSDLFHHIHDRFAGRFNWSYYRPGKTSQKDQRYARAYIDFTRPEDVFEFAEFFDGHVFVNEKGAQYKAVVEYAPSQRVPRSSTKKDGREGTIYKDPDYLEFLKLIAKPAEHLPSAEIQLERKEAEQSGAAKETPIVTPLMEFVRQKRAVESGTQGSSVPRKVKRGGAASSRKPESNSMKRGMEKKKYILKDSVKNTNRRDKSNFILVPRREDQSATSSAIGISDVGTADFGKKKILLLKGKERDISHLQSATSSGNSPASASKHNHRREAGGGVIRSILLNNEARHGQSSSVAQSHQKIQILNSDNGKRPPRPTNARSGSNDISSNEPNPSGSEGDGKRASDNKFSKKELHGLGSASEKQEKRIRNKDRPDRGVWAPRSRSDASVSQLEESSVPQSSHLLSDSVEAFRGEMKEDIHGSRTGDVTTIVSGRNSSVENGSVRHVGRRGAGHVMKDDGSLNPNEGKPSKRGVAGGHEKQVWVQKSSSGS, encoded by the exons ATGAAGGACCCGTTGGAGAGGACCAAAGTAGTGATTAGGCACTTGCCCCCTTCTCTTTCTCACTCAGATCTCTTCCACCATATTCATGATCGATTCGCTGGTCGCTTTAATTGGTCTTACTATCGTCCCGGAAAGACCAG TCAGAAGGACCAGAGGTACGCTCGAGCCTACATAGACTTTACCAGACCTGAAGATGTTTTTGAGTTTGCCGAGTTCTTTGATGGCCATGTTTTCGTTAATGAGAAGG GTGCTCAGTATAAGGCTGTAGTTGAATATGCACCTTCACAGCGTGTTCCAAGATCATCTACCAAGAAGGATGGTCGTGAGGGGACAATATACAAAG ATCCAGATTATTTGGAGTTTCTCAAACTTATTGCAAAGCCTGCCGAGCATCTTCCAAGTGCTGAAATACAATTGGAAAGGAAAGAAGCAGAGCAATCTG GTGCTGCAAAAGAAACTCCAATTGTTACCCCTCTCATGGAGTTTGTACGCCAGAAACGAGCAGTTGAAAGCGGAACACAG GGATCTTCAGTACCTCGGAAGGTTAAAAGGGGTGGGGCAGCATCATCTAGAAAGCCTGAGTCGAATTCCATGAAGCGAGGgatggagaaaaagaag TATATCTTAAAGGACAGTGTAAAGAACACAAACCGCAGAGACAagtcaaatttcattttggtgCCCAGGCGAGAGGATCAGTCGGCTACTTCAAGTGCAATTGGAATTTCAGATGTTGGTACAG CTGactttggaaagaaaaaaattctgCTTCTCAAGGGAAAGGAGCGAGATATATCTCAT TTGCAGAGTGCTACATCTTCTGGGAATTCTCCTGCAAGTGCATCAAAACATAATCATAGGCGTGAGGCTGGTGGAGGCGTGATCAGAAgcattcttttaaataatgaagCACGTCATGGACAGAGTTCATCAGTAGCTCAGTCTCATCAAAAGATTCAGATCCTGAACTCGGACAACGGGAAGCGTCCACCTCGTCCCACTAATGCTCGATCTGGGTCTAATGATATCTCCAGTAATGAACCAAATCCATCTGGTTCAGAAGGGGATGGAAAAAGGGCTTCAGACAATAAGTTTAGTAAAAAGGAACTTCATGGCCTGGGTAGTGCTAGTGAGAAGCAAGAGAAACGAATAAGAAACAAAGATAGACCTGATCGTGGAGTCTGGGCACCACGCAGTCGTTCAGATGCCTCAGTCTCACAACTTGAGGAATCCTCTGTTCCACAATCTAGTCATTTGCTTTCTGACTCAGTTGAAG CATTCCGTGGGGAAATGAAAGAAGATATTCATGGAAGCAGGACTGGGGATGTTACAACCATTGTGAGTGGGCGTAACAGTTCGGTGGAAAATG GTTCTGTTAGACATGTTGGACGTCGTGGGGCTGGCCATGTTATGAAGGATGATGGGTCTTTGAACCCAAATGAAGGGAAGCCATCCAAAAGAGGTGTTGCTGGTGGTCATGAG AAACAAGTATGGGTTCAGAAGTCATCTTCAGGTTCTTAG